In a genomic window of Bordetella petrii:
- a CDS encoding hemerythrin domain-containing protein codes for MAVGIPGFSSPAVGPEAPLALLSACHERVGRQCATLRRLAAHVAAHGADAAAQTAAGSVLRYFDTAAVHHHSDEEEDLFPALIESMAGSDAYCLHALVDGLTQEHRQLEAAWRGLHGPLQAVSAGQPAELDADRVEAFCNLYAAHIQREEDELLPMAARLLDDHALADIGRAMRARRGGEAG; via the coding sequence ATGGCAGTGGGCATTCCTGGATTTTCATCGCCGGCCGTCGGGCCGGAAGCGCCGCTGGCGCTGCTGTCCGCCTGCCATGAACGCGTGGGCCGCCAGTGCGCCACGCTGCGGCGCCTGGCGGCCCACGTCGCCGCGCACGGCGCGGATGCTGCCGCCCAGACCGCGGCGGGCAGCGTGCTGCGGTACTTCGACACCGCGGCCGTGCATCATCACAGCGACGAAGAAGAAGACCTGTTTCCCGCGCTGATCGAATCCATGGCGGGCTCTGATGCCTATTGCCTGCACGCGCTGGTCGACGGCCTGACACAGGAACATCGCCAGCTCGAAGCCGCGTGGCGCGGACTGCACGGCCCGCTGCAGGCAGTAAGCGCCGGACAGCCGGCCGAGCTGGACGCGGACCGCGTCGAGGCATTCTGCAATTTGTACGCCGCGCACATCCAGCGTGAAGAAGACGAGTTGTTGCCCATGGCCGCGCGCTTGCTCGACGACCATGCGCTGGCCGACATAGGCCGCGCCATGCGCGCCCGGCGCGGCGGCGAGGCAGGCTGA